A stretch of the Acidilobus sp. 7A genome encodes the following:
- a CDS encoding type II secretion system F family protein — MATRRAKLFYAALAAAIALDEYVVVFMIIKHVAFRAFDGIPVPMGIPSIIASDVIIFGPLLPAAFVLSRRQSINKRLKAQSRVFLQVFPSIAASSESMADALSAAAALSDRPLRDYIKAFSELYRVTGDAEGSFRRIFSRVPREVRLLLSSIVVAERSGGRARDVLEIVSRYAAELDRMEFSLYNRLRSYTMIIYLGVAVYGTASGIGLSIARSLSATPVTLGASQLSEATLLAIIGFLYYALIVLSLASAYVMAKAIDDYPPKTVVNFLVLLAIGSATLIVSLILMHGPGYNSSINKKEKENKNAERIAQIAGARCAGASVT, encoded by the coding sequence ATGGCCACAAGGAGGGCTAAGCTCTTCTATGCTGCTCTTGCCGCTGCGATAGCGCTTGACGAGTACGTCGTGGTGTTCATGATAATTAAGCACGTAGCTTTCAGGGCATTCGACGGTATACCCGTCCCAATGGGGATACCATCAATAATAGCCTCAGACGTCATAATATTTGGCCCCCTGCTCCCGGCCGCCTTTGTGCTCAGTAGGAGGCAGAGCATTAACAAGAGGCTGAAGGCGCAGAGCAGGGTCTTCCTTCAGGTGTTCCCTAGCATAGCGGCATCGAGCGAGTCCATGGCCGACGCGCTCAGCGCTGCTGCAGCCCTGAGCGACAGGCCCCTCAGGGACTACATAAAGGCCTTCAGTGAGCTCTACAGGGTCACGGGGGACGCCGAGGGCTCCTTCAGGAGGATCTTCTCAAGGGTTCCAAGGGAGGTGAGGCTCCTGCTCTCATCCATAGTTGTCGCCGAGAGGAGCGGGGGCAGGGCGAGGGACGTCCTGGAGATAGTTAGCAGGTACGCAGCCGAGCTTGACAGGATGGAGTTCTCGCTCTACAACAGGCTGAGGTCGTACACGATGATAATATACTTGGGAGTCGCCGTCTATGGGACTGCGAGCGGCATAGGGCTATCCATAGCCAGGTCCCTCTCGGCGACCCCGGTGACACTAGGAGCGTCCCAGCTGTCGGAGGCGACGCTCCTGGCCATCATTGGCTTCCTCTACTACGCGCTCATAGTGCTCTCCCTCGCCTCGGCCTACGTCATGGCTAAGGCCATAGATGACTACCCGCCCAAGACGGTGGTCAACTTCCTCGTGCTCCTGGCCATAGGGTCAGCCACGTTAATCGTATCACTGATCCTAATGCACGGGCCGGGGTATAACAGTTCGATTAATAAGAAAGAAAAGGAAAATAAAAACGCTGAACGGATAGCACAGATAGCGGGTGCGAGGTGCGCAGGGGCATCAGTGACATAG
- a CDS encoding proteasome-activating nucleotidase encodes MSISESGRSAKDKPDEDELALLREKVRYLTQLNMNLEKDLEFYKQELNKLLEPPYIEAMVLEVLSDGRAVVKSSTGPNLVVKVASNVDAGKLRPGASVALNNKGSTIVEVLPSIHDPLVEAMEVEEKPSASFNDVGGLESQIREIYEVVGLPLIKPELFNEIGVEPPKGVLLYGPPGTGKTLLARALAGEAKATFIRVVASQFVNKFIGEGARIVREVFRLAKEKKPSIIFIDEIDAIGSRRVDLGTSGDREVQRTMLQLLAEMDGFDPLEGVKVVAATNRIDLLDPALLRPGRFDRLIEIPLPDKKGRLEILKIHTRSMKLKDVDLEEVAAITEGFSGAELKAVVTEAGFFAIRDGKNYVSQEHLLKSVEKVRNRMEKRKQIFGTHI; translated from the coding sequence TTGTCCATAAGCGAGTCAGGCAGGAGCGCTAAGGACAAGCCAGATGAGGACGAGCTGGCGTTGCTCAGGGAGAAGGTCAGGTACCTGACCCAGCTAAACATGAACCTGGAGAAGGACCTGGAGTTCTATAAACAGGAGCTTAACAAGCTCCTGGAGCCGCCTTACATAGAGGCCATGGTACTGGAGGTGCTCTCGGATGGGAGGGCCGTGGTTAAGAGCTCGACGGGGCCCAACCTGGTGGTTAAGGTGGCCTCGAACGTTGACGCGGGCAAGCTGAGGCCGGGCGCCTCCGTGGCACTCAACAACAAGGGCTCAACAATCGTTGAAGTGCTACCCTCTATTCACGACCCGCTCGTGGAGGCCATGGAGGTAGAGGAGAAGCCCTCAGCGAGCTTCAATGACGTGGGAGGGCTTGAGAGCCAGATAAGGGAGATCTACGAGGTCGTGGGTCTGCCCCTCATAAAGCCTGAGCTCTTTAATGAGATAGGCGTTGAGCCGCCTAAGGGCGTGCTCCTCTACGGTCCGCCTGGCACCGGCAAGACGCTGCTGGCTAGGGCACTGGCCGGGGAGGCAAAGGCCACTTTCATAAGGGTGGTCGCCAGCCAGTTCGTCAACAAGTTCATAGGTGAGGGGGCCAGGATAGTTAGGGAGGTCTTCAGGCTGGCTAAGGAGAAGAAACCTTCGATAATATTCATTGATGAGATAGATGCCATAGGCTCTAGGAGAGTAGACCTGGGCACCAGCGGGGACAGGGAGGTCCAGAGAACTATGTTGCAGCTGTTGGCCGAGATGGACGGCTTCGACCCGCTGGAGGGCGTCAAGGTTGTGGCGGCCACAAATAGGATAGACCTCCTAGACCCAGCGCTCCTGAGGCCCGGCAGGTTTGACAGGCTGATAGAGATACCCCTGCCTGACAAGAAGGGGAGGCTTGAGATATTAAAGATACACACGAGGAGCATGAAGTTGAAGGACGTGGACCTCGAGGAGGTAGCCGCCATAACGGAGGGCTTCTCAGGCGCTGAGCTTAAGGCGGTCGTCACAGAGGCCGGGTTCTTTGCAATTAGGGACGGGAAGAACTACGTCTCACAGGAGCACCTGTTAAAGTCTGTTGAGAAGGTCCGCAACAGGATGGAGAAGAGGAAGCAGATATTCGGAACTCACATCTAA
- a CDS encoding type II/IV secretion system ATPase subunit produces the protein MPERPQANVKLLESYPVMGMPKVEVDIYEDSEGRRYYEAVEPPLSTDVRRAAYRELLDLTSKDVGLLDSLTRVDSVEKAFGILRPYAEQIVMRLVKGRRVKVDDAVTAVAYHAARDLVGYGPIEPLMRDPYIEDISCNGVGIPIFVYHTRYEWLTTNVVLQTHDELNSLVAKLGVRSGKEPSVATPIVEGVLKREGYRVNIVLDVVSRHGSQFTIRKFRAEPFTIVELLRSRTLDPLVAAILWIAVSNKQGVVFYGPTGSGKTTLLNAVTMLVPTEYKIVTVEDTPEVFLPFHENWGGMTSRPSTDPRVENVTLQSQVEAALRQRPDVIIVGEIRSREAFAFFQALATGHGGLTTVHAESADVLVKRLTSPPMNVPASLVSTAKLFVNILRVERGGRVSRRVTRVHESRGYEPSTDTINLAEIVVWDPDRDIWRLTSDKIELLKIVADLRLTTYEKAYEDVLRRATVLDWLAKKNADVTVLHTVTRLYERDPDAIYNEALKEVKRFEPP, from the coding sequence ATGCCCGAGAGGCCCCAGGCCAACGTTAAGCTGCTGGAGAGCTACCCAGTAATGGGTATGCCGAAGGTAGAGGTTGACATCTATGAGGACAGTGAGGGCAGGCGCTACTACGAGGCCGTGGAGCCTCCTCTTAGCACTGACGTGAGGCGCGCGGCCTACAGGGAGCTCCTGGACCTCACATCAAAGGACGTGGGCCTCCTGGACTCCCTAACAAGGGTTGACAGCGTTGAGAAGGCGTTTGGAATCCTCAGGCCTTACGCGGAGCAGATAGTCATGAGGTTAGTTAAAGGGAGGAGAGTTAAGGTTGATGACGCTGTCACAGCCGTGGCCTACCACGCAGCCAGGGACCTGGTGGGATACGGCCCCATAGAGCCCCTCATGAGGGACCCCTACATAGAGGACATATCATGTAATGGCGTCGGTATACCGATATTTGTATACCACACCAGGTACGAGTGGCTCACCACGAACGTGGTTCTTCAGACCCACGACGAGCTCAACTCGCTGGTCGCAAAGCTTGGCGTCAGGAGCGGCAAGGAGCCGTCGGTGGCAACACCAATAGTGGAGGGGGTCCTTAAGCGCGAGGGCTACAGGGTTAACATAGTGCTTGACGTCGTGTCGCGCCACGGCTCACAGTTCACCATAAGGAAGTTCAGGGCAGAGCCCTTCACTATAGTGGAGCTGCTGAGGTCAAGGACTCTGGACCCGCTTGTGGCGGCCATTCTTTGGATAGCTGTCTCCAACAAGCAGGGGGTGGTCTTCTACGGGCCCACGGGCAGCGGCAAAACAACGCTCCTCAACGCTGTCACCATGCTCGTGCCAACCGAGTACAAGATAGTTACCGTTGAGGACACGCCGGAGGTCTTCCTGCCGTTCCATGAGAACTGGGGAGGCATGACATCAAGGCCCTCCACGGACCCAAGGGTTGAGAACGTGACACTGCAGAGCCAGGTCGAGGCGGCGCTGAGGCAGAGGCCTGACGTCATAATAGTAGGCGAGATAAGGTCGAGGGAGGCCTTCGCGTTCTTCCAGGCCCTGGCGACAGGGCATGGGGGGCTCACAACGGTCCACGCCGAGTCAGCCGACGTGCTTGTGAAGAGGCTGACATCACCCCCAATGAACGTGCCTGCAAGCCTCGTCTCAACGGCTAAGCTCTTCGTTAATATACTTCGCGTTGAGAGAGGGGGCCGCGTTTCAAGGAGAGTGACGAGGGTGCACGAGTCGAGGGGGTACGAGCCCTCGACGGATACCATAAACCTAGCTGAGATAGTCGTGTGGGACCCCGATAGGGACATCTGGAGGCTAACTAGCGATAAGATAGAGCTACTTAAGATCGTTGCCGACCTTAGGCTGACGACCTACGAGAAGGCCTACGAGGACGTGCTGCGCAGGGCCACAGTCCTTGATTGGCTCGCCAAGAAGAACGCTGACGTAACGGTGCTTCACACCGTGACCAGGCTCTACGAGCGCGACCCGGACGCGATCTATAACGAGGCCCTTAAGGAGGTGAAGCGCTTTGAGCCGCCGTAG
- a CDS encoding replication initiator protein WhiP, whose product MRKSTDELQPLESLKEKGGPRSKLVDAILVLLLARPMKAAEIAEVLSKEPKYVSSYLSYWKSRGYVDYDLGMWYLTPKGEDYARQVAEAQRDERFNEFMALAQRLMSSASQTRNNKRARAEESEGSDVQSFIANLTNKSDKKQQEGRVSNAACVLQLLKDKVTDEESEVVMELLSHYSKYGVTYMYVDQLAERLKADYEWLLRRVRDLQSKGIVYIYTDPRLGIRVGFSKSVKELFRQCQH is encoded by the coding sequence ATGAGGAAGAGCACTGATGAGCTGCAGCCGCTGGAGTCGCTGAAGGAGAAGGGAGGACCCAGGAGCAAGCTCGTTGACGCCATACTGGTGCTCCTCCTCGCCAGGCCTATGAAGGCCGCTGAGATAGCGGAGGTCCTAAGTAAGGAGCCCAAGTACGTCTCCAGCTACCTCTCGTACTGGAAGTCGAGGGGCTATGTGGACTACGACCTCGGCATGTGGTACCTAACGCCCAAAGGGGAGGACTATGCCAGGCAGGTGGCTGAGGCCCAGCGAGACGAGAGGTTCAATGAGTTCATGGCCTTAGCCCAGAGGCTGATGAGCTCTGCCAGTCAGACAAGAAACAACAAGAGGGCTCGTGCCGAGGAGAGCGAGGGCAGCGACGTTCAGTCATTCATTGCAAACCTAACTAATAAATCGGACAAGAAACAACAAGAGGGAAGAGTCTCTAATGCCGCCTGCGTCCTGCAGCTCCTCAAGGACAAGGTGACCGACGAGGAGAGCGAGGTTGTTATGGAGCTCCTGAGCCACTACTCCAAGTACGGCGTCACCTATATGTACGTCGATCAGCTTGCGGAGAGGCTCAAGGCTGACTATGAGTGGCTGCTCAGGAGGGTGAGGGACCTCCAGAGCAAGGGTATAGTCTACATCTACACAGACCCAAGGCTTGGAATAAGGGTTGGATTTTCAAAGTCAGTAAAGGAGCTCTTCAGGCAGTGCCAGCATTAG
- a CDS encoding type II secretion system F family protein, which produces MSRRRPDGLHLEPLCGLLRRLSPNIDYLVIGSGMARGLREYCARRVTLILVSMTLLPPLLAAPVAVKLRLGAALEALLIASAAATGFMASLGLAVGLPAFSYTSRADYLEAKFHVFASTLASLLAGGQNLSEALEGLARYADDLKEFKVEINYITLMTSLSQDPTFILSELAKITPSSSLKTLADSLAKGVATGSDLLSIVRYQLETYTSYYYSLVDKVTASVGSLLEMFLSIGMIMPIMVTIMGILFSVYPIHGISFVSLVVLAIFILMPILSFMTVVLIDNQVSKVKL; this is translated from the coding sequence TTGAGCCGCCGTAGGCCAGATGGGCTCCACCTTGAGCCCCTCTGTGGCCTTCTTAGGAGGCTCAGCCCTAACATAGATTACCTTGTCATAGGCTCCGGCATGGCAAGGGGCCTCAGGGAGTACTGCGCCAGGAGGGTCACATTGATTTTGGTGTCCATGACGCTGCTGCCGCCGCTCCTCGCGGCCCCTGTAGCAGTCAAGCTCAGGCTGGGGGCGGCCCTTGAGGCGCTCCTCATAGCCTCAGCTGCAGCCACGGGCTTCATGGCGTCGCTGGGGCTGGCGGTAGGGCTGCCAGCCTTCAGCTACACATCAAGGGCTGACTACCTGGAGGCGAAGTTCCACGTCTTTGCGTCAACCCTGGCCTCCCTCCTGGCGGGTGGCCAGAACCTCTCGGAGGCTCTAGAGGGCCTGGCGAGGTACGCCGACGATCTAAAGGAGTTTAAGGTTGAGATAAACTACATAACGTTGATGACATCCCTCTCGCAGGACCCGACGTTTATCCTGAGCGAGCTGGCTAAGATAACGCCCTCGAGCAGCCTCAAGACGCTGGCAGACTCCTTAGCTAAGGGCGTGGCTACGGGCTCGGACCTGCTCTCTATAGTAAGGTATCAGCTTGAGACCTACACCAGCTACTACTACAGCCTGGTGGATAAGGTCACGGCCTCCGTTGGCTCCCTCCTCGAGATGTTCCTCTCCATAGGCATGATAATGCCCATCATGGTAACTATAATGGGGATACTGTTCTCTGTCTACCCTATACATGGCATCTCGTTTGTTTCCCTGGTAGTGCTGGCGATATTCATACTCATGCCGATACTATCGTTTATGACAGTGGTCCTCATAGATAACCAGGTGTCTAAGGTAAAGCTCTAG